In Isachenkonia alkalipeptolytica, the sequence AACCTTCCCCAGCAGGGAGAAGGGGAGGAGAATCTGAAGTTCTGGGAAACGGAAATGGAAAAGTTCAAAAGCTTTTTAGAGGAATCCTTTGACCGAAAGATTACCGATGAGGATCTTCGGGCCGCCATAAAACTGGGAAACCGGGAGCGACAGGTCATGAAAGACCTCCACGAACTGAACCGGGTAAAGCCCGCCCCTCTAAGCGGCAAGGATATGATGATGGCCCAGTGGTTAAAAGGCTTTAACGTGGATAAGGAAGCGGGCATCCGATTAGTGGAGGATTTGATTGTGGAAACCAAGGAGATGATCAGCGAAGGCAAAAGCCCATACACCGCCGAAACGCCGCGAATACTGCTGACCGGGGTCCCCATCGGTGCGGGATCGGAAAAGGTGTTGGAAGTGTTAGAAGAAAGTGGCGCCAGCGTGGTGGCCCTGGAAAACTGTACCGGTTACAAAGGTCTTGATACCATGATCGATGAAGAAAAAGAGCCGATCAAGGCGATTGCGGAAAAATACCTGTCCACCCCCTGTTCCTGTATGACCCCGAACAACAGCCGGCTGGATCTCTTAGGTCGATTGGCCAGGGATTATCAGGTGGACGGTGTGGTGGATTTAACCTGGCAGGCCTGTCATACCTATAATATCGAATCCTATCAGGTAGGTAAATTTGTCAAAGAAGAGCTGGAAATGCCCTTTATCCAGATTGAAACCGACTACTCCAACTCCGACCGGGGCCAAATCAAAGTACGGGTGGAAGCCTTCCTAGAACAGATTCAAGGGGAATACTAAATGGAGGCACTTTCCATTGGAATCGACATCGGATCCGTGGCCACCAAAGGGGTGCTGATCAATCAAGATCATGAAATCCTTGAGAAGGTCCTGCTGCCTACGGGATGGAGTCCGAAAAAAACCGGAGAAGAAGTTTACCGGCGGATCCTGGAGAAAAAAGGCCTGCTGCCCGATTCCGGCCTTGAGCCTAGGTCCTCCATACATCCCCCGGTGGTGGTTACGGGATACGGACGGGTGGTCACGGATTTTGCCTGGAAAGCCGTCACCGAGATCACCTGTCATGGGAAAGGCGCCCAGATTCTTCACCCCAGAACGGGAACCGTGATCGATATCGGCGGGCAGGACAGTAAGATCATTCACCTGTCTAAAACAGGAAAAGTTCTGGATTTTTTGATGAATGATAAATGTGCCGCCGGAACGGGAAAATTCATGGAAGTAATGTCTACAAGCCTGGGAGTGGAAGTGAGAGACCTTTCCGCCCTGGCGGAAGGTTATGAGCCTTGTAAGATCAACAACATGTGCACCGTATTTGCGGAATCGGAAGTGATCAGCCTTTTGGCGGAAGGGGCAAAAAAAGGGGAAATCGCCCGGGGTATCATCCACAGCACCGCCCAAAAAGCCTCGGTGATGCTAAGGCGGATGGGCCTACAGGAAGAGGTGTTGTTGACCGGGGGCGTCTCCCAAAGTCCGCTGTTTCGAAAGGCCTTGGCCGAGGAGCTAAACACCCCGGTCTATCACCGGGAAGAATCCCAGTTTGTCGGCGCCCTAGGAGCCGCCGCTATCGGCCTTGATATCAACGGATAAACAACGGATAAAACAACAACGGATATAAAAGACCAGCCATAACCGTCGGAAGGATGAGTAAAAACCTAACGACGGTTATTTTACGTTGATTATTGTTCATAATCAGTTCATACTTCTTTGCTACTATTGACATCATCTAAGGAATGACGATAGGAGGAAGACATTATGAAAAAGAAGAAAAAATTGGGTCGACAAATGGTGCAAAAAATTATGGTGGTTATGTTATTGGTTTTCATTGTTTTTGGTATTATAGCAACTTCTTTATTATTCAGTAAGGTGTCGGATTTTGCTGCCATCGGTTTTGATTCCGTGGCCGCCGGGCTGCAGGGAACCTTTGAAGATTTCGAATTAAGGAATTTGGAAGTGGATGGAAGCGACGAACAGGAAGCCTTAAACCGATTGCAATCGGAAGTGGATCATTATCAGGACAACATTTCTTTTGTTTCTGATCGATTGATGTTATTAACAAAGGTTGAAGAAGAATGGATATACCTCTACGGAATGGAAGAGGATAAAGTCTTTGAATTGGGTAGCCCGGTGGAGGAGACCTCTGAGGACCTGGAAAAAGCCTATAAAAATCAACAATCCGTTGGCAACGACTTCTCAGGAAGGTTCTTTCTCGACCGGGAACCCTTAAGCTTTTACGTCCCTTTGGAAACCGCCGACGAAGAAGTGGTTATACTTCATACAACGATTAAAACCGATCTGATCTGGGGGTTACTAGCGGGGATGGTTTCCCTCTTTGTTCTTCTCCTTGGAATTGTTTTGGTTACGGTTAATATTGTGGTGGGCACCGTAATCGCAAAAGAGATGAAAACTATGAAGACCTTGGTTAATAAAGTTGAAGATATTGCCCAGTTAAAGGGTGATATGACCAAACGCATTGAGATTCACAGCGATAATGAAATCGGAACCATGGCGGAAAATATCAATGAACTGTTGGATACGGTCCACGATTTAATGAAAACCCTACGAAGTTCTTCCGATCAATTAATGAAAAGCTCCAGCGCTTTTCAAAGTCTGATGGTGGAAACAGAAGGTCGGACTCAGGAAATAAGCTCCGCTGCCACTGAGAGTAAAAATATTATTCAGGGACGAACCCTGGCAATGAAGGAAATGCAAAACAAAATCTATCGAATTAATGATGAGGTGGCCGGGGTGGCGGACCTTAGCCAAAGCCTACGGCAAATGACAAAGGATACTGCGAAAGAATCCAACACCGGAAAAACGGCTATGAGTGAGATGAAATCCTATGTTCATCATACGGTGGACCAGGTGCAGGATACCGGCGAGAAAATCGGCTCTCTTAAAAATATTTCTAAGGAGATCAACTCCATTGTAGCCAGCATTAAAGGGATCACGGAACAAACCAATTTA encodes:
- a CDS encoding double-cubane-cluster-containing anaerobic reductase; the encoded protein is MRPSLMEKVEEQRGVNSVKIKEASEQGKKVVGTYCVFSPHEIAMAADAIPVTLCGTKEEPIAAAEEKLPRNLCPLIKSSYGFAVTDTCPYFYFSDVLLAETTCDGKKKMYELMGEIKPMHVMNLPQQGEGEENLKFWETEMEKFKSFLEESFDRKITDEDLRAAIKLGNRERQVMKDLHELNRVKPAPLSGKDMMMAQWLKGFNVDKEAGIRLVEDLIVETKEMISEGKSPYTAETPRILLTGVPIGAGSEKVLEVLEESGASVVALENCTGYKGLDTMIDEEKEPIKAIAEKYLSTPCSCMTPNNSRLDLLGRLARDYQVDGVVDLTWQACHTYNIESYQVGKFVKEELEMPFIQIETDYSNSDRGQIKVRVEAFLEQIQGEY
- a CDS encoding acyl-CoA dehydratase activase — its product is MEALSIGIDIGSVATKGVLINQDHEILEKVLLPTGWSPKKTGEEVYRRILEKKGLLPDSGLEPRSSIHPPVVVTGYGRVVTDFAWKAVTEITCHGKGAQILHPRTGTVIDIGGQDSKIIHLSKTGKVLDFLMNDKCAAGTGKFMEVMSTSLGVEVRDLSALAEGYEPCKINNMCTVFAESEVISLLAEGAKKGEIARGIIHSTAQKASVMLRRMGLQEEVLLTGGVSQSPLFRKALAEELNTPVYHREESQFVGALGAAAIGLDING
- a CDS encoding methyl-accepting chemotaxis protein; the encoded protein is MKKKKKLGRQMVQKIMVVMLLVFIVFGIIATSLLFSKVSDFAAIGFDSVAAGLQGTFEDFELRNLEVDGSDEQEALNRLQSEVDHYQDNISFVSDRLMLLTKVEEEWIYLYGMEEDKVFELGSPVEETSEDLEKAYKNQQSVGNDFSGRFFLDREPLSFYVPLETADEEVVILHTTIKTDLIWGLLAGMVSLFVLLLGIVLVTVNIVVGTVIAKEMKTMKTLVNKVEDIAQLKGDMTKRIEIHSDNEIGTMAENINELLDTVHDLMKTLRSSSDQLMKSSSAFQSLMVETEGRTQEISSAATESKNIIQGRTLAMKEMQNKIYRINDEVAGVADLSQSLRQMTKDTAKESNTGKTAMSEMKSYVHHTVDQVQDTGEKIGSLKNISKEINSIVASIKGITEQTNLIALNASIEAARAGDQGKGFAVVAGEVRKLAEESANQASSIEERISLIQNQIESTESSMGETLSTIQKEITMVEAVDQSFEGIAKSVDQVSDRVSKVYSATEEITNFSNEVNREMENLTNYFHSGDKTVDGMIEGVLEQNEKVQGLTEEVTLINRLAQKLHELLKNLKL